GGGTAAACGAggaaaataatttaacatttgAGCCCGTTTCCACCGctttaaaacacaataaagtCACACAGGAAATCAGAATAGTGTATTATGAGTCAGAAAACTATCATTATGGGATATTTAGGCAAAACTATAATCAAATAATGAGTCATTATGAGAGATAAGTAAGTTATTAGTGTCTCataatgactctctctctctctctttttccgtTAGAAAATGGCTCCACCCTGTGGTCCCACTTCAGATTAACCGTTTTAAGATTAAATGCTGACAAGACACCAAACTGGTATCACATAATATCGTGACTTTTTACTGAAGGGAATGAGAAAAATACTTGGACGTGAAATCCTCGAATGTTTTTCAGTGTCCCTAAAAAACGCCGCCATATTGTTCTTctttatgttaaaaataaacacagcactgaCGCTGGGAAATGGACCCTAGCTGGTATCTACCCTCGGGCCTTACTTATTCTGGTTTTGAACTCAGATCAAACAGAAATACTGGGTTAAGTGAATTTGTTTAAAGTGTAGTTTCCCGTTGTCGTTTATTTGCACAGTGTGGTTTACCGTGGTCTGTTCTCTCCTCCGCCATGATGAGATTAGCCCTGACGTCACAACTATAAACGACTCGAGGGCCCGACTTAATTTATTTCAGGTGAATCGATCACTTAAAAGcagaattattttcttttaatggtAAATAAAGCATAAACTTACACAACTGAGTGACTATAGAATGATTTCATggcaaaatagaaaataaaattatatttctaAACATAACAAATAGCAATTTTACCTGCTAGAGTTAAACCATTTTCAGATGCCACGCCTATTCTCATTTGTCacagtgaaatacatttttatatttttaacatgtTCGTGTGGTGTTTTATGGGTTGGGAGATGTATttgagtaaaataaaaattcagtttagcattttgtttttgtttttaaactcaaACGGTCAAATTCAGAGCCAGGTTTACAGACGCTGTAAGGAACCAATCACCTTGCAGGATGGGCGGGGCTATTGAGCTTCAGGCAAGCAATGGATGGTAGAaattagtgatgtgtcggtcgcgaacgaaccggttcaaagagccggctcttgtaagtgaacgatgagagccggttcccgtctaagaccgagccatttttttctaaggcttgtcattcaaccaatcagagaacaacaagcaagctccaaccctccaaccctccgagctgagacacttggtttccTGAATGTCAATCTGCCTTCCAAGAAATagctgaagaaaatgttaaatcagttaaatgtttgttgacagttgtggttttaatcactaccgctgaatgctgctgttttgcactttgtatttgtttattttattacacagaaatggatgaatatttaatttaataagctgttttgtaatacctaccttttgggttccattggctgtatttcagagtttacaagtgatttttattaaggtgtttaaataaaaatccagttatttatacaattgaatgtgtgagtgcaatcagtgagttattacaagacagccataaaacaattggccattgcaagactatttattatttttaatattgaacaataatattttgtccatatcgtcatgtaaaatgtaggtaatattgttctgtaccagtggaaataagtggtaaaacaaagagccatttaggagccgaaagagccggctctttatgaagagccgagccaaaagagccggctccccaaaagagccgaaattcccgtCACTAGTAGAAATAGAGATAACCGTGTTTTCATAGATCCGTGTGTGGCAAATGAAGACGTAAGGGTAGTTTACATCTTAAGCCAAAGCATGGAACTTTTTCGCTAACACTGTGCCTTATGTTAGGTTGCTGTTTGGAAATCTGTATTTGCAAACTCCTGCTAGTGTGGTTTGAACCTAAAGGGGGAAAAATATTGAAAACATTTGAGTGCTTCTGCACATTAATTTTGGTATCTGAAGTGCCTACGAACACAAACACTGGGCTGCCTAagacagaaaacatgggataaaataagccattctgattttgttcCCCTTAAGACCACCAATGTTGAGAATTTAAAATGGTTGCACCCTCATCGGAGGATCACCAGGCCCATTTTTGGGAGAGTGTAAAGGTGGGGTTAAATTTTGTAAAACACAAAATGTGGTGAAATAAGAGtttccacatacacacatttacagaaacttttgagtcgcaaatccacctactaacgtgtgcttttggaccatgggaagaaaccagagcacccggaggaaacccacgcggacacggggagaacacaccacacctcacagacagtcacccggaggaaacctatgcggacacagggagaacacaccacactcctcacagacagtcacccggaggaaacccacgcagacacagagagaacacaccacactcctcacagacagtcacccggaggaaacccacgcagacacagggagaacacaccacactcctcacagacagtcacccggaggaaacccacgcagacacagagagaacacaccacactcctcacagacagtcacccggaggaaacccacacagacacagggagaacacaccacactcctcacagacagtcacccggaggaaacccacgcagacacagggagaacacaccacactcctcacagacagtcacccggaggaaacccacgcagacacagggagaacacaccacactcctcacagacagtcacccggagcgggaatcgaacccacaacctccaggaccctgcagctgtgtgactgcgacacctacctgctgcaccaccatgtcacAGAGAATAAATATAACTGAGCTAAACCAGTAGTTCTAAAAAGGGGCTCTTCAAAAATTGTGATAATGGTATTTTGACTAAATATCACAAGCCTTTAATTAGGAACTCATGGAACTGTGTCCACTTGTTGAAAAAGAGGTATAATTTAAGGGTAAGACACATAGTTGTACTTTTCCATATGTagaaaatcaaatttaaaaactCCTGGAACCAAATACAAATGACTGCATTGTGGTGCTATAAGGGGAAAGGAATGCTGCCCTTCATGAAAAAAcatccatttaatttcaataaatacaacaaaaatcaACTGCAACACTCACATGAATTCAGATATGTACAAACAGTAACAGCATGCACGTTCATTACACAAACCAGTAATGACAACCACAGTACAGTCAGTCAACCTGGATCACAAGTACCAACACTTCACTCTCTACAGAAACTGTATCGTTAACTTACAAATCTGACAGTTGCTCTTATTTTGTCCTAACATGAGCTTAACATTTTCCTGGTCTTGGTCTTTTCCTGCAGGTCACAGAAAGCATCAACAGAACGCTGACACTCAtggatccacagaggcaatgtCATTCTAATTCTATGAAACCCAATGAACACTTACAGCAGATAAACCAGAACAAACATGAAATCTACAGTCAGTGCTTCTTTTAAATCAGCAGTGATTCAGTCTAATCTCTCATGGTTAAATGTGCTTGTTTCTTGGTGAGTGAAGGTTTTTATCCAACCTCTGTCCAAGGCGTGTGTGGTCAGGTAAAAACCTGAGTAGAAAGGCATCTTTGATGCAATCTGGAGAAGCACTGAAGTGTCGGCTCGACTTTCTCCAGATCAAGTTCACAGCCTCGTGATTGAGGAATTTTCACTAGAACTTTTTTGCTCAGCTCTGTCATAATGCACCATGAAAATTAGACTCTGCTTCCATAGCTCTTTGAACAAGCTTGATGCAAACGCAAGGGGGTTGGAACCGGATGTCAAAGAGCAGGGACTTTGTCTGAAGGCGACTGGTCCGTCCTCTTATTCACAAGGCACAGGCAGAATGAGACAGCTGGGTGCTGActggatgaggaggaggaggtcagTCTTGACTGGTGCGTCTCTTCTCTAGCTTCTGTTTTAGTTCTTCTGTAAAAGCTGCTGTTGGGAGAAAAGGACAGGGGCAAAGATAAGTTACACTGAGATTAAgtgtggatttatttattatgttatttaATCAGCCTTCACggtacagtgtggtgtgttctccctgtgtctgcgtgggtttcctccaggtgactgtctgtgaggagtgtggtgtgttctctctgtgtctgcgtgggtttcctccgggtgactgtctgtgaggattgtggcgtgttctccctgtgtctgcgtgggtttcctccgggtgactgtctgtgaggagtgtggtgtgttctctctgtgtctgtgtgggtttcctccgggtgactgtctgtgaggagtgtggtgtgttctccctgtgtctgcgtgggtttcctccgggtgactgtctgtgaggagtgtggtgtgttctctctgtgtctgtgtgggtttcctccgggtgctccggtttcctcccatgctccaaaaacacacgatggtaggtggactggagactcaaaagtgtccgtaggtgtgagtgtgtgagtgaatgtgtgagtatgtgtcgccctgtgaaggactagcgccccctccagggtgtgttcccaccttgtgcccagtgattccaggtaggctccagacccaccacgaccctgaatgaATGTGGTGTTActcattttaaaaatctgaCAGCGTCTTGAGACACGATCACTGTGTGTCAATGCAGGGAAAAGCACAAGCCTCATGTGAGTGTTTGTATTTGAACTGTACGTGCTTACTCTGTGTAAGTGGTGATGGGGCGAGCACCAGTCGTCTCAAAGGGCTGGACGGAGAACCTGGAGGACTTAATGATCTGTGGGAGGGGCTTGGAGATTTAGTCTGTGATCTTAGTGTCCACTTCTCTGGCCctgctcaacacacacacacacacacacacacacacacacattactgagCTGTAAACGACAGCTAAACAAgaattcagtcattttctccaataACTTTCCTTcacagccattatactgacacctagtggtcctAGGTGACCCCAGCACACCACTTATTCAGTTTTTAAACTCTTTGACAGTTCTTTCACAAAGTTTGGCACAAAGTGGTGAGACAAGATCTTTGTTCGCTCTGAAATACTGAGCCTTTGGAGGATGCTTTTCTCACATCTCACCATGGCACCATCAGTTGTTACCAGTTGAGTGGCTGACTGTGGAACAGGCATCGAAtcctatattttatatattcataAAAACACAATCAAGTCGTTCACTCAAATATTAGAAATGGTTTCTTTGTAATTTTGCCAGCTACATTTTCAATACACAATGTTCAAGAGACTAAAAAAGAGCTCTTTTAATTTGTAATAGGATTTATCTTGTATTTTTATGATTTATGTTTCAGAAGCAGTTTTtccttaaatgtaaatgctCTAGGTTCTGTTTAAAGACTCTAAGCTCATACAGTAGTGGAAATAAACAGCTTGTTGCTCTATAGCTGGAATAATGAAGTCCCTCTTATTAAAAATGATGACTATAAGAGAGAGTGCAGGTTTTTCTGTGTACACAAGTGTTCTGAGGTGGTCTTGTACCTTTAGGAGGCAGTGCAGGTCCTCGGGAGAAAGCGCTTGTAGGAGCACAGTGCAGAGTCCTCTCTCCGTTCTCATCATTAGAGGAAATGTACGCTGGTGGAAATGCAGTGCACAGTTCAGTCAGTGAAGACACAGCAAAGCGCTTCCTCAGACAATAAACAACACGTGAAAATCTGTGTCTGTTGTGAATCTACGGATGTGCAGAGAAAAGCTGTTCCCGTATTAAATACAGTGTTCCTGAGGTTTATAATCTGCAGTTTACCCTGGTCACCACCCACATTCACTACACTTCTACATACTGTTACTTTATGAAACACATTATAACATTTTCTTATTCACATTTTCTTCTGTGAATCCCAAAAATACCATGGCACCCCTGTGTTTGTGAGGTGCACACACGTGAactaaacctgtgtgtgtgtgtttggagcgtACTAATATTTTCCTCGTAAGGCTCCTCCAGTAGAAAAGGTTGAAGAGTTCCCGCTGTCTTCTCCACTAGAGCGTTGATGACGTCATGCAGCGTAGGACACGGTATCTGTGAAATGTGTGATGCAACATCCCCTTCAGTCTCTTAGGTCAGCTCACTGTCTGTTCATATTTATCAGTTTAGAGAAGATGAATTCTCACGTACCGGATTTTCTACGTCAATGATGTAGCCGCCCTGTTGCTTCTGGGTCACTCTGTAGTGTCTGAACACTGAGCTGTCGGGGAGATGTTTAGAGGAATGTTTAAAAAGCAGCAAAACAGCAAAATGTGACCGAGTGTGTCCAGAGACATAAGGGAGGAGGCATTAAATGAATGCGAAAGGTCAGTGGGCCTTTTTGGAACCTCTGGTTTTGAAATATTTCacatcaaaaaaatgttttctttatttgaGCCAAATGCTAAACGTTATTGActcaaatttaatcaaaatttaccagtgattttaaacacacttATTTTGGAAATGTTACTGTGGCATATAACTGTGGGGTTGGAGTCTTTTCCCATTCAAAGAGATAGTGGGCTAGGTTTTATGAGAGGAATTCACTGCCCGGGAGTACTGCCAACACAGCCACAGCGGAGAAAGACCTTCTTATATCTATTGTAAGGACTCTGTTGACAGTCAGTGAGGGAGGGAGTAAATgagacagtgggagaaggaaagagagggaATGAAAGACAGAAATGTGACATCCTGAGAGGCAGAATAATGAGACGTACTGTGGGTAAAGAagatctaaaaataaaaataaacagagataATGTATCAGAAGTGtagagtgacagagagacagcCCTGGAATGTCATTTAATGCCGAACGATGTCTGTATGCTTATGTCTGCAGCTGCCATTTTAAAACGGTTATGTAAAAAGGTGAACGGAGTATGACAACAACAGAAGAGAAAATCTCTCAGCGCTCTGACGCACCCGTTGAGGTCTTGTCGTGTAGTGACAGCAAGGGATGTCCCGTCTCTTCCAGGCCTCAGAAGCATGTTCCCACAGTCTGGGTGTCTCTCTAACAGCACTTCTGCTTCTGTGCGAGAGACAGGTCGGAAACACCTGCTCCAGATAAAGAATGcaaacatgcgcacacacacgcgcacgcacacacacacacacacacacacacacacattaacaaggAGTAACTGAAATAACTAACTGGCCCTCAGTAATTAAATCTATAAAAAATactatgaaatataaataatacacagagcaccttattaaaataatgtccaTGAAAGTGCACCTTGACAGAAAGCCTTGCATTTTGATggttatataaaacataagTCATAGATGGAGTCAATTTTAAGGTATGTTTGTCCAAACAGATTCAACAGGCATCAAAATTGTATGTAAAAAAagttatataaattaatttatttttttaattgttacacttatatagcttcgggacagagtgccaatccatatctgggcacacacacattcactcacacgcatACAGACATTGTTtcccatacacactcactcactcactcacacaccagttattagagaagccaattcacctaacctccatgtggttggactatgggaggaaacccacacagacacagggagaacatggaaactccacccggacgggacttgaacccgagatcccagcgctgagaggcgaacgtgctcaccactgaTTTCAACAACTGCTTCTTACAAGCAATTTTCAAGCAATTATTAGAttcctttcattttaaattataaataaatggttTGTTTTTCAGGTTTGTTACAAACAAAGCAGTGACCCACTGTACAGTTTGCACTCGTACACACACAGCGCAGGTGTCCACATgaacacacgtacacacacagatggaaTACTCACGCAGGTATCTCCCCCACAAGAGGCAGGGAGAGGGGAGAGGACGGAGCTCTGGAGAGGGAGCGttttcttctctgtctctctttttctacaACCTCCTTCAGCATGTGCAGCTGCCCTGGGAGCAGGGTCAGAGTTGTGGGGACTGCTAACTGACATCCAAAGAGAAGAGAGCACTGATTACACATACACTCAGTTAAAATACACTGCTGCAGACTGGATTAAAAATAATGATCAGAACACATctgaatatatttgaaaaatataaatatacagtaaaaaaGTGATCATTTGGTGTCAATGTTctaaaaaatgatatatatacagCAAGTAAAACTACAAGGCAGCTCAATACGTGTGTGTACATATCTGTATCTTGGCAACCTacagataaaaataataaaatacaataaaattgtAATAAACCAACGACTCAAATGCAGTGATTAAGATGTGCTTTAAATATGACAGCTGTCCCCAAACCATCAAAAACTGGGTCACGTACGGACTCTACTGCAGAAAGCACCATAACCTATCAATAAACATGAGTATGACATCATAATCGAGCTGTTTCCGTACGGTGGCTGTGTTATCTGAAGTGTTTTGACCGATGGAAAATAACCAACGTGGAAATTATAAACACTTCCACGATTTAACACTcaacttaaaatcaacaaagctGTGAACCGAGGCTTTAGACGATCCAGAAAGAACACCACAGAGCACATTCCAGGAgcattaacacacacaacaatgcATTAATGGAGGATTAAGAGCTTACTATTAAAGTGATTTATTGTCTTCATTGTTCTGTTAAGCTATAAGTGCttagacaaacacacaagccGACCTCGTTCTCCAACACAAAAGACTGGACAGTTACATACAACCAGCACTTCCTACATATATACTATATTTTACTGTGTATCTGCTCTGTTATTTTAAGTGTGTAACTACAGAATTATTCAAATTTACACATTTGCTTCCATTTAGAACGAATTCTGATtgttatttttgaaaatgtgcacATCCCAAGATAAACCTCATGAGGTCATTTAGGCCACGAAACTGCAAAATGCCATGGTTTTGAATGAAAGTGTATctaggaaatgtgtgtgtgagtgtgtgtgtgtagttcctGGTCAAAATGAAGTTACACAAACatattctacactcactgttcattgtttcaactccactgaccagatAAGTGCAATTGAGTTGTGCAACTGTGTGACCTCTACTTTGTTTTTCATTGGTCCGGACCCCCACAGGACAACCACAGATTTATCATCGTATTTGGGTGTCATGGGAGGTGCTAAAAATGacccaccacacaaacacttgctctctggtggtcctcACTACTGAAGAATAGGGGGAAAGGTGGTTAACAAGGCACACAGTGCAACTGATAAACTACATTCTGTAAATTTAGACCTGTAAAGTACCTCTATAGAGAAAGTggggctgataaaatggacgacTATTGAGAAATAGTACAAGTCACACCCAATGACATTAAAGTTACGTAAGTGATCATTTTCATTCTGTAAAATTAAGttatgaatgaaccagtttattctcCAATAGGTTGGTCCCCCATATGTGAAAATATCCAGATCACGATGTGTTTGAAAAATgcctgattgctcctttaaaataaGCCATACTCACATCTACTACAGAATAAAGGAATCCTTTCCACAGCTCACGTGCCTCCAAATTAGGAGCCTGAGGGAATAAACACAACAGTGAATGGTTATATCAGCAACTGCCGTTAGTCTCAGAGAGTTTTATAACAGAATCAAAAATGTCATCACACCGTCACAGAAAATCACAATAGTTAACATTGCTCTTAGCCGCTGTGTGTAAATTCAGTCAAGATTCATGTATCTATacgtagggtgaccagatctgagatgcagaaaaagaggacacgtctttacacctttattttctacacaaaacatggaaatttcttttttaattcatccgagaacttacatttacgtttcggcatagctgctcgagatgagggtaggtacatgagctttgcctgacgtaaacaaggactactggcgtgcagactgaccaattaaatgtttacagagaaggttatcgaccaataacggtagctctacagtcagaccgtccaatcagaatcaCCAccagtaggggagggcgggactagtttgtgaacgaaacttctcgaagttctatgtgagcgctagaaaaacaacatcccggacgtttgtgaaattccgcccggacattttttaagtttaaaaaagagACATGTCCGgataaaagaggacgtctggtcaccctactctACATGTAACTGGAAGTGTTTTGGGAGCTTAACTCATGTGAGAGAATGATTAAAGATAGTTACACATTTATAGGGTTTTTTTAAACACCCAAAGCACTTCACATTCACTGGAACGTTAGGAAGTCACTTCAGCCACCACCTATGTGCAACATCCACCTGGATAATGCTAATCCATGCTAATCCTAGGAGCTAATCCGTGACAGTATGCTCACCACACTATCAGCTATTGAGAAGACCTGAGAGAATGATTAAGCCAATTTATTTGAGAATGGGTGCGATCAGGAGACCATAGGAAACATAGCTGATACATTTTTCACCCCGCTTTCACCTCTTCCAGCAAACACTCAAGGATTTTCCCTCGGAGGGGAGGGGGGTCTCCCACATAAACATTAGCCAGGCCCTAACCTGCTTAGCTTCAGTGGATTTGCTTGTTCTGCCATTCAATTTAACTGGCTTCTGGTATGTGATCTGCTGCCTTGAAAGCAAACGAAAGTTTagtttgttttgctgctttAACACTCATATAACTGCATGGTTTATGATTTGAAAGTACATAAgaaagctgtaaaaaaaaaagctcctgTGAAAGCTCCAGTGACGGGTAATGTATCATCTATTACACGGTTTAAATTGCTTCATTGTTTTATGAGCCAAGGTCTTTCAGAGGAAAGAACAGGAGACCAAAATACACTGTCGAAAATctaaattattttcaaatacATTAACAAACCCTTGTTGGAAAAGGAGCAATAATTGTAAAGGCcacaatattttatatatagagCAAAGTGGGGGGGAAGGATACGTTATTGACTGCAATCTCCAGGTGGAAAGTACCAGCTCTGTTGTCTTTGGAAATGCAGACATAACTGCACATAGCTTTCTAAATAAAACTGATAAGACTTGTGAACGTGAACCCCAGTTTGAGCCCTGTTTCCCagat
This window of the Hoplias malabaricus isolate fHopMal1 chromosome Y, fHopMal1.hap1, whole genome shotgun sequence genome carries:
- the LOC136679445 gene encoding signal-transducing adaptor protein 2-like isoform X2 encodes the protein MAAAPVKPRAQLPPCYYEGYLEKRGPKEKVSRRLWTCLCGNTLYFFNNAKDTHYVEKLELSGFISLIDDCSRDRNLEAARLNLRMKDGEIKLTAPNLEARELWKGFLYSVVDLAVPTTLTLLPGQLHMLKEVVEKERQRRKRSLSRAPSSPLSLPLVGEIPACFRPVSRTEAEVLLERHPDCGNMLLRPGRDGTSLAVTTRQDLNGSVFRHYRVTQKQQGGYIIDVENPIPCPTLHDVINALVEKTAGTLQPFLLEEPYEENITYISSNDENGERTLHCAPTSAFSRGPALPPKGPEKWTLRSQTKSPSPSHRSLSPPGSPSSPLRRLVLAPSPLTQTFTEELKQKLEKRRTSQD
- the LOC136679445 gene encoding signal-transducing adaptor protein 2-like isoform X1; this translates as MAAAPVKPRAQLPPCYYEGYLEKRGPKEKVSRRLWTCLCGNTLYFFNNAKDTHYVEKLELSGFISLIDDCSRDRNLEAARLNLRMKDGEIKLTAPNLEARELWKGFLYSVVDLAVPTTLTLLPGQLHMLKEVVEKERQRRKRSLSRAPSSPLSLPLVGEIPACFRPVSRTEAEVLLERHPDCGNMLLRPGRDGTSLAVTTRQDLNGSVFRHYRVTQKQQGGYIIDVENPIPCPTLHDVINALVEKTAGTLQPFLLEEPYEENITYISSNDENGERTLHCAPTSAFSRGPALPPKGPEKWTLRSQTKSPSPSHRSLSPPGSPSSPLRRLVLAPSPLTQTAFTEELKQKLEKRRTSQD